CGTGCCGGGCCAGTTACACGTCGCCGAGGGGACGCCCCGCCACGCGGCGGCCCTCGATCCCGGCGAGCGGGCGACGTTCAGCTATACAGTCACTGCCGAGCGGGGATCCCACGAGTTCGAACCGGCACAGGTGCTCGTCCGTGGCTTCAGCGGCGCAGTCGAACGTGAGACGTGGGTACGAGGCGAGAGCGACCCACTCGTCTGTACGCCCGGCTCGCTCCCGCCATCGACGAACCTCTCTCTGCAGCCGTTAACGACGCCGTACTCCGGACGCGTCGAGACGGACATCGGCGGCGACGGACTGGAGTTCTTCGCGACGCGGGAGTACCAGCCGGGCGATCCGCTCTCGCGGGTCGACTGGAACACCCGCGCCCGGACGGGCGAGCTTTCGACGCTGGAGTTCCGTGAGGAGCGCGCAGCGTCGGTCGTCCTGCTAATCGACGTCCGAACCGAGGCGTGGTGTCGGCCGACCGAGAGCGCGTCGAGTGCGGTCGAACGCTCCGTCGAGGGCGCGATGCAGTCGTTTTCCTCGCTCATCGATGCCGGTGATCGGGTTGGCATCGCCGCGCTCGGGACGACCGATTGCTGGCTCCCGCCCGGGAGCGGTGGAGATCATCGCACACGGGCCCGGGATCTGTTCCAGACCGAGCCGCTGCTGGCCCCCGATTCGGTCGACGACCTGATCGAGCGCCCGATCAGCGTCGCCACGCTGCGCCAGCAGCTACCGAGTCACGCCCAGATTATTCTCTTTTCGCCCCTCGTGGACGATCTGGTCGTCGAGCAGGCAAAACTGCTTGATGCCAGCGGGCACCTGCTGACCGCGATCAGTCCGAACCCGACGACGACCCGGTCGACCGGCGAATCCGTCGCCCGGATGGAACGTGACCTCCGGATCGCCGATCTCCGACGGTCGGGCCTGCGCGTCGTCGACTGGGCGTGGGAGGAGCCGCTCGTCACTGCGATCTCGCGGGCTGGAGCGAGGTGGTCGGCGTGAGCCCCGGAGTCGACCGCTCGCCGACGAAGCCGGGAACTGCAATCTCGCTGGCCGCGGGGGCCCTCGCGGTGGTTGTCCTCGGCGTCACGATGCCGCCCTCGGCCGGGCTGACGATCCCCGGAGTCGCGGTGATTGCCGCGGGACTGCACTATGGTCGAGAACGGGTCGTCACTGGGGGCGGCGTACTCCTGTTTGGGGGGGTTCTCGTCGCCGGGGTCGGTGACGCGGGGGTCGGGCCGACCCTGATCGCCGGCGCGCTCTCGGTGCTCGCATGGGACGTCGCAGTCAACGCCGTCGAACTCGGCGAGCAGGTGGGCTACGAGGCCGAGACACGCTCTGCAGAGCTCTCTCACGCCGCCGGGACGACGGCGGTCGGCTTCGGCACGGCGGTTGCTGCCTACGCGCTCTACGTGCCCTTCGAGGGGGGCCGACCCATCGTTTCGGTCGTCCTGCTGACCATCGCCGCCGTGCTCCTCGCGTCGGCGCTCCGGGTCAGCTCGCCGATGTCAACGACCACCCAGTGATCATCGCAGTCAGGTCCGACTTTTATAAATCGGTCCATCAATCGGTACAGTATGGGACAACTGAACTACGTCGACAGTGACGACCTCCGGGACTGGCTCAACGAAGTCGAAAGCAAGGAGTCGACGCTGTTTCTGATGGCTGCGATCGCATACGATGAGGGAGCGTCCATCTCGGAGCTGGGGAGCTGGTACGACCGTCCGAACGACGAGATACAGGACTGGATCGACCGGCTCGAATCCGGGCCGATCGTGCTTCCGGTGGCCGAACGAGAGGGTGTTGCGTTCGACGAACTGGCAGACCGGTCGGGGCTAGGACGGAAGACCGTGGTCGACTGGTTTGCCTCGCTCGAAGGGAAGCCGGTCTCGGAGGCGGCGAACATCGTCCACCGGTACAGTCAGGAGGACACGGGGCCGCTGATCGCCGGTACCGAATCACAGGTTCAGTACCTCGATTACGAGGCGATCGAGGAGCGCGGCTGGTCGATCGACGACGATGATCTCTTCGAGAAGGCGTCGGAAGCGGATCTCGATACGGGCGAGTACGGTCGGTTCCTCGTCGAGCCCGGGGAGACGATCCTCGAAGCCACCGAAAATCGGGAGCTGTCCTGGCCCTACGCTTGCCGCGGTGGAGCCTGCGCGAACTGCGCGGTGATCCTCAAAGAGGGCGACGTTGCCATGCCCGGCCAGACGATTCTCAGCGGTGATCAGGTAGAGCGGCTCAACGCGCGGCTCACCTGCGTCGGTGTGCCCGCGACGGCGGAACTCAAACTCGTGATGAACGTCCAGTTCCTCGACGAACTGGAGGAGCTTCGGCTTCCCTCGCCGATGGCGGACTCCGGCTCCCCGGTGTGACCATCCCCGCGGCCAGCGCCTCGAATCAGTCCCTTTTTACTGGACCGGAGGGTAGTCGACCTATGAGCTACGAAGAAGACGACAGCGTCATTCTGCACGACGAGCACAGCGAGTACGACGGTGAGGAAGGGACGGTCACGCAGGTCATGGAGACGATGTTCGGCGACGAGACCTACACCGTCAGCTTCGAGGACGGTCAGGAGACCGGCATCTCCGAGGACTCGCTGGAAGCAGCAGAGTAACTTCCCGATGGCGAGCGTTCCGTTCCATTACATCGACCTTCGCACGTTCTGTTACGCGACGGAGGACGAAAAGCGGGTCACTGAGGCGCTCCAGTACTATCTCCCCGAGGAGTTCGAGGTGGACCGCGCCGAAAGTGAGGGCCACTACGGCGACCGGATCGTCGTGCTCTCCGCCCGGGTCGAAACCGCCGACGACATGCGCCACGTCCTCCGACGCGTCGCGGATATCGACGAGGTGGATCGGTTCCTCGACGAACTCGACCAGCGCGTCGACGAGAACTGCTCGCTCTTTTTGAGCCTCGACAAGCAATCCGCGTTCAACGGGGCGGCGGCGGTCGGCGACGGGATCACCCTCCGCGCGAAAGTCGAAGCCTATCCCGCAAAGAAGGCCGCGGCCGTCGAGAACGCCCGCGAAGCGATCGAGGGCGTTCGCGACGACGCGTTCTGAGGGCCGCTTTCCTCGCCGGTCGCGACGTCGAAACGCAACTGCAAAGAGCCGCCGCGCCGGTTCTCGTTCTATGTACGAGGCGGTACAGGCCTGGCCTGACGGTGACTCGACAGTCGCCCGGCTGGCCGAGACGGCAAGCGAGTACGGCTACGATGGGATCGTCGTCAGGAACGCCGAGGATGCCCGCCGCGACCGTGCTTCGTTCGCCGAAGTTCGGGAGGAACTCGGCGTCGACGTCGTCGCCGCCAGCGAGATCACGACTGATGACCCCCAGCGAGCCAGCGGGTTCGTCGGCAACTACCGCGAGCGGGATCGACTCGTCATCGTTGGGGGTGGAACGAACGCGATCAACCGCTTTGCGGTCGAACAGGAGCATGTCGACGTGCTCGCCCACCCGATGCGTGGTGATGGCGATTTCAACCACGTGCTCGCCCGTGCCGCCCGCGACAACGGCGTCCGGATCGAGTTCGACCTGTCCCCAGTCCTCCGGACGACCGGCGGCAAGCGGGTCCAGGCGCTCAGATCGCTCCGAAAGCTTCGAGAGCTCGTCGAGCAGTACGACGCGCCGTTCGTGGTGAGCGCAACGCCCCGGTCACACCTCCATCTGCGCGCACCGCGGGAACTCGCCGCCGTCGGCGAGACGATCGGGTTCGACGCCGGGACGATCGAGGCAGGACTCGCCGAGTGGGACCGACTGATCGAGCGCAACCGCGAGATTCAGTCCGAGTCGTTCATTGAGCCAGGGGTCGAACGTGGGAGATATGCGGAGGATACCTGAAAGCCATGACGCGAACGCCTGAGGATCACGGGAAGCGCTTCGACGAGATCGCCCCGGAATACGACGACGAGAAAAGCCCGGAGTATCGCACATGTGTCGAACTCGTCGTCGAGCACGCCGAGCCGGACGGCGAGGAGACGCTTCTCGATCTCGGTGCCGGCACTGGAGCGATCTCGCTGGCGCTCGCCGAGGATGCGGGACGCGTGATCGGCCGGGACGTCAGCGAGGGGATGCTCGAACAGGCTCGCCGGAAAGCGAGCGATCGTGGAGTCACGAACGTCGAGTTCGACGAGGGACGCTTTCGCGAGCCGAACGTCAACGAGCCGGTCGACGTCGTCACCTCGAACTTCGCGATGCATCACCTCTCGGACGAGGAAAAGCGCGAGGCTATCGACGTGATCGCCGGACTGGGGCCACGAAAGTTCGTCCTCGGCGACGTGATGTTCTTCGGCGAACCGGATCCCGACGAACCGTTTTACAGCCCCGAAGTGGACGATCCGGCAACGGTGGGGATGCTCGCGGACGCGCTGACCGACGTCGGGTTCGCCCTGACGGCCGTCGAACCGGTGCACGAGCAGGTCGGCGTGCTCGTCGCAGAACGATCACGCGACGACGGCGCGCAATGAAACACCTCCCCAAACACGTCCGCCCGCACTGGCGCTATCTCGCCGTCGTGCTGGAGTCGTCGCCGGAGGCCACCCTCTCGCGGGGCGCGTTCCAGCGCGAACTCTGGTACGCTGCCCAGAATCTCATTGGTGATGCCGGAAGCGCCGACGCGGACCTGACCGTGCTCGACTTTTCGTTTGCGGAGGGACAGGGCGAGACTGTCGTCCGCGCCCGGCATGGACACGTCACCGAGGCACGTGCCGCGCTTGCCTGTATCGACAGTATCAACAGTCACGAAATCGGCATCCGTCTCACCGGTATCAGTGGCACGATCCGTGCCTGTGAAGAAAAGTATTTAGGACGAGGGACGGAAGTTTCGGACGAGAGAAACGTCGTGTTCGACGGCGAACGGCGATCTGCGCTCATCCGCGACGATCTGGTGGATGTCGCAGTCGACGGCTCGTACGTCGGCGCGATGACACTCGATTTACAGTGATACTATGCAGGGACAAGCTCAACAGCAGGCCTACGACCGAGGGATTACGATCTTCTCCCCGGACGGACGGCTCTATCAGGTAGAATACGCCCGCGAAGCGGTCAAACGCGGCACAGCCAGCATCGGTGTTCGAACGGAAGATGGCGTCGTTCTTGCCGTCGACAAGCGCATCCGATCGCCGCTGCTCGAAGGAACCAGCGTCGAGAAGCTCCACAAGGCCGACGACCACATCGGCATCGCCAGCGCGGGCCACGTGGCCGACGCCCGCCAGCTGATCGACTTCGCGCGCCAGAACGCCCAGACGAACCGCCTGCGCTACGGCGAGCCGGTCGGCGTCGAGACGCTCACGAAGGAGGTCACCGACCACATCCAGCAGTACACGCAGGTCGGTGGCGCACGCCCCTTCGGCGTCGCGCTGATCATCGGCGGCATCGAGAACGGCGAACCCCGTCTCTACGAGACGGACCCCTCCGGGACGCCGTACGAATGGAAGGCGCTCGCCGTCGGTGCCGACCGCGGCGACATCCAGGAGTTCCTCGAAGAGAACTACGACGGCGGCGACAGTCTGGACGACGGCATCGTCCTGGCGCTCGAAGCACTCGCCTCCGTGAACGACGACGAACTGAACCCCGAAGGACTCGCGCTGGCAACGATCGAAACCGAGACCGAGGAGTACGCCGAACTCGATACCGACGAGATCCGCGAGTATCTCGAGGCCAACGATCTGCTCGCTGGCGAGGACGCCGACGACGAAGACGAAGAAGACGACGAGGAGTAAGCCAGTCCCCTCGACGGGCCTTTCTTCCCTTTCGAACGATCCCCGTGGAGCCACAGCGATATCTCCGGTCCCCTGACGGTCGAACGTAGTACGACAGGTAGCCGTCGGACAGGCACAATGTGTAGAATTTGTGGATTATATACAAATAGAAACCACGAGCAATCGAGGGAAGTTCTACAATGTGTGAGTTCAGTTCCCGTCCGGCTCACGGATCGCGGTGACTCGACCCGCCCATCCGGTCGAGCAGCGTCCGCCGCCCACGTTCGAGCCCGAGGCCGACGGCGAGCAGGATCAGTCCACCGACGACGAGTGCGACCGCGCCGGACAGCGCATCCGCCACTGTCGTTCCCAGAAACGACAGGACGACGAGCAGGAACGCCAGCGCGGCGACGTTCACCAGCGGTGGCTCCGCGAATCGGTAGCTGACCGCGACGGTCACGAGCACCAGCACCAGCGCGAGCAGGTGCGCGAGCAGTGCAGTAGCTGTCGGCTGCAGATCTGCAACCGCCAGCATGGGCAAGACTGCGAGCACCAGCGTCCCGATGGCAGTCCAGAGCGGCAACGCGACGTTCTCGCTCGTCCGGCTATCGAGCGCTGCTCGCCCGGTTACTGCGACGGCACCGACCCCCGCGGCCACAATTACGGCGTCCATCTCGGGTGCTGGACCGAATCGGCCACCCGTGCCAGCCAGGACGATCGTGGTCCCGAGCGCCCCGGCAACGCCGACGAACCGGTAGGCGAACCCGAGGGGAGTCTCGCGTCGCCACGCTCCCAGTGCGAACAGGACGACGCTATAGAGGCCGATCACGACGGCGGGCTCTGCCGTCGTTGCCGTCCCGAGCGTCGCCGCGCCGACCGCGAGGCCGCCCGCGGTAACCAGCCGGGACGCCAGCGCGTGGCCGGTCGGCACTGCGACGGCTGTCCAGGCCAGTAACAGCCACGCCGGATCGACGTCCAGCGCGAACAGGTCGGCAAGCGCAAACAGCGAGACACCGACGAAGCCCGCCCCGAACACGAGCAGCGCCAGCCCA
This genomic window from Natranaeroarchaeum aerophilus contains:
- a CDS encoding DUF58 domain-containing protein — translated: MSESQQVAAAQEESTETTDTTTEADAGAAEPARTAADSHQDVLRQTGRWAGITALALSGIAFGVFAQNPAAFLAGVFGVTFAAYAQAGGAPESELHLRREFEDDRPDPGEEIEVTLSVENVGESSLPDVRIVDGVPGQLHVAEGTPRHAAALDPGERATFSYTVTAERGSHEFEPAQVLVRGFSGAVERETWVRGESDPLVCTPGSLPPSTNLSLQPLTTPYSGRVETDIGGDGLEFFATREYQPGDPLSRVDWNTRARTGELSTLEFREERAASVVLLIDVRTEAWCRPTESASSAVERSVEGAMQSFSSLIDAGDRVGIAALGTTDCWLPPGSGGDHRTRARDLFQTEPLLAPDSVDDLIERPISVATLRQQLPSHAQIILFSPLVDDLVVEQAKLLDASGHLLTAISPNPTTTRSTGESVARMERDLRIADLRRSGLRVVDWAWEEPLVTAISRAGARWSA
- a CDS encoding DUF7519 family protein, which translates into the protein MSPGVDRSPTKPGTAISLAAGALAVVVLGVTMPPSAGLTIPGVAVIAAGLHYGRERVVTGGGVLLFGGVLVAGVGDAGVGPTLIAGALSVLAWDVAVNAVELGEQVGYEAETRSAELSHAAGTTAVGFGTAVAAYALYVPFEGGRPIVSVVLLTIAAVLLASALRVSSPMSTTTQ
- the fer gene encoding ferredoxin Fer, producing MGQLNYVDSDDLRDWLNEVESKESTLFLMAAIAYDEGASISELGSWYDRPNDEIQDWIDRLESGPIVLPVAEREGVAFDELADRSGLGRKTVVDWFASLEGKPVSEAANIVHRYSQEDTGPLIAGTESQVQYLDYEAIEERGWSIDDDDLFEKASEADLDTGEYGRFLVEPGETILEATENRELSWPYACRGGACANCAVILKEGDVAMPGQTILSGDQVERLNARLTCVGVPATAELKLVMNVQFLDELEELRLPSPMADSGSPV
- a CDS encoding DUF1918 domain-containing protein — translated: MSYEEDDSVILHDEHSEYDGEEGTVTQVMETMFGDETYTVSFEDGQETGISEDSLEAAE
- a CDS encoding RNA-binding protein, which gives rise to MASVPFHYIDLRTFCYATEDEKRVTEALQYYLPEEFEVDRAESEGHYGDRIVVLSARVETADDMRHVLRRVADIDEVDRFLDELDQRVDENCSLFLSLDKQSAFNGAAAVGDGITLRAKVEAYPAKKAAAVENAREAIEGVRDDAF
- a CDS encoding RNase P subunit p30 family protein gives rise to the protein MYEAVQAWPDGDSTVARLAETASEYGYDGIVVRNAEDARRDRASFAEVREELGVDVVAASEITTDDPQRASGFVGNYRERDRLVIVGGGTNAINRFAVEQEHVDVLAHPMRGDGDFNHVLARAARDNGVRIEFDLSPVLRTTGGKRVQALRSLRKLRELVEQYDAPFVVSATPRSHLHLRAPRELAAVGETIGFDAGTIEAGLAEWDRLIERNREIQSESFIEPGVERGRYAEDT
- a CDS encoding class I SAM-dependent methyltransferase; this encodes MTRTPEDHGKRFDEIAPEYDDEKSPEYRTCVELVVEHAEPDGEETLLDLGAGTGAISLALAEDAGRVIGRDVSEGMLEQARRKASDRGVTNVEFDEGRFREPNVNEPVDVVTSNFAMHHLSDEEKREAIDVIAGLGPRKFVLGDVMFFGEPDPDEPFYSPEVDDPATVGMLADALTDVGFALTAVEPVHEQVGVLVAERSRDDGAQ
- a CDS encoding Rpp14/Pop5 family protein, which encodes MKHLPKHVRPHWRYLAVVLESSPEATLSRGAFQRELWYAAQNLIGDAGSADADLTVLDFSFAEGQGETVVRARHGHVTEARAALACIDSINSHEIGIRLTGISGTIRACEEKYLGRGTEVSDERNVVFDGERRSALIRDDLVDVAVDGSYVGAMTLDLQ
- the psmA gene encoding archaeal proteasome endopeptidase complex subunit alpha, with the protein product MQGQAQQQAYDRGITIFSPDGRLYQVEYAREAVKRGTASIGVRTEDGVVLAVDKRIRSPLLEGTSVEKLHKADDHIGIASAGHVADARQLIDFARQNAQTNRLRYGEPVGVETLTKEVTDHIQQYTQVGGARPFGVALIIGGIENGEPRLYETDPSGTPYEWKALAVGADRGDIQEFLEENYDGGDSLDDGIVLALEALASVNDDELNPEGLALATIETETEEYAELDTDEIREYLEANDLLAGEDADDEDEEDDEE
- a CDS encoding DUF2157 domain-containing protein, whose translation is MDRDDLEDAVEDWVAADIITREQAEAILDHHEPEDRASRLITALSVMGAVLVGAGFLLFLTANWSDIPRTIRALLLVAIPAAGYGGGVWLQRGQYPRVGLALLVFGAGFVGVSLFALADLFALDVDPAWLLLAWTAVAVPTGHALASRLVTAGGLAVGAATLGTATTAEPAVVIGLYSVVLFALGAWRRETPLGFAYRFVGVAGALGTTIVLAGTGGRFGPAPEMDAVIVAAGVGAVAVTGRAALDSRTSENVALPLWTAIGTLVLAVLPMLAVADLQPTATALLAHLLALVLVLVTVAVSYRFAEPPLVNVAALAFLLVVLSFLGTTVADALSGAVALVVGGLILLAVGLGLERGRRTLLDRMGGSSHRDP